In Strigops habroptila isolate Jane chromosome 2, bStrHab1.2.pri, whole genome shotgun sequence, one genomic interval encodes:
- the LOC115604319 gene encoding folate receptor gamma-like isoform X2, giving the protein MGMGQVMLVLLAVCTVVPARDSLLNICMDAKHHKTKPGPEGMLYDQCAPWKDNACCTANTSLEAHRDQSNLYNFNWNHCGVMPRKCKHHFIQDTCLYECSPNLGPWIDQADSSWRRERILHVPLCREDCEQWWEDCKDYVTCKENWHKGWNWATGTNRCPWGSMCRPFSQVFPRPKDLCEKIWSNSYRYTTEQRGSGRCIQMWFDPAQGNPNVVVAKYYAWKKRSSWVETEPPETSGAECALPWPVLVLLPLAIVVLLDGAGGCGSHGWGSL; this is encoded by the exons atgggaatggggcaggTGATGCTCGTGCTGTTGGCTGTCTGCACGGTGGTACCTGCTAGGGACTCGCTGCTGAACATCTGCATGGATGCCAAGCACCACAAAACCAAGCCTGGCCCCGAGGGGATGCTCTATGACCAG tgtGCTCCCTGGAAGGACAACGCCTGCTGCACGGCCAACACCAGCTTGGAGGCCCACAGGGACCAATCCAACCTGTACAACTTCAACTGGAACCACTGCGGGGTGATGCCCCGCAAGTGCAAGCACCACTTCATCCAGGACACGTGCTTGTACGAGTGCTCCCCTAACCTGGGGCCCTGGATTGACCAG GCCGACAGCAGCTGGCGTCGGGAGAGGATCCTGCACGTGCCCCTGTGCCGGGAGGACTGCGAGCAGTGGTGGGAGGACTGCAAGGACTACGTCACGTGCAAGGAGAACTGGCACAAGGGCTGGAACTGGGCTACAG GCACGAACCGCTGTCCTTGGGGCTCCATGTGCAGACCCTTCAGCCAAGTCTTCCCCCGGCCAAAAGACCTGTGTGAGAAAATCTGGTCCAACTCCTACAGATACACCACGGAACAGCGGGGCAGTGGGCGCTGCATCCAGATGTGGTTTGACCCTGCCCAGGGGAACCCCAATGTGGTTGTGGCCAAGTACTATGCATGGAAAAAGAGATCTTCTTGGGTGGAGACTGAGCCTCCTGAGACCAGCGGAGCTGAGTGTGCTCTGCCATGGCCTGTTCTCgttctgctgcctctggctATCGTGGTGCTCCTTGACGGAGCTGGGGGCTGTGGATCCCATGGGTGGGGGTCCCTATGA
- the LOC115604319 gene encoding folate receptor gamma-like isoform X1 has protein sequence MYCCLWKTPSCAVPFLQIHQLPDPVRMGMGQVMLVLLAVCTVVPARDSLLNICMDAKHHKTKPGPEGMLYDQCAPWKDNACCTANTSLEAHRDQSNLYNFNWNHCGVMPRKCKHHFIQDTCLYECSPNLGPWIDQADSSWRRERILHVPLCREDCEQWWEDCKDYVTCKENWHKGWNWATGTNRCPWGSMCRPFSQVFPRPKDLCEKIWSNSYRYTTEQRGSGRCIQMWFDPAQGNPNVVVAKYYAWKKRSSWVETEPPETSGAECALPWPVLVLLPLAIVVLLDGAGGCGSHGWGSL, from the exons ATGTACTGCTGCTTGTGGAAAACCCCCTCCTGTGCTGTCCCCTTCCTGCAGATCCATCAGCTCCCTGATCCTGTGAggatgggaatggggcaggTGATGCTCGTGCTGTTGGCTGTCTGCACGGTGGTACCTGCTAGGGACTCGCTGCTGAACATCTGCATGGATGCCAAGCACCACAAAACCAAGCCTGGCCCCGAGGGGATGCTCTATGACCAG tgtGCTCCCTGGAAGGACAACGCCTGCTGCACGGCCAACACCAGCTTGGAGGCCCACAGGGACCAATCCAACCTGTACAACTTCAACTGGAACCACTGCGGGGTGATGCCCCGCAAGTGCAAGCACCACTTCATCCAGGACACGTGCTTGTACGAGTGCTCCCCTAACCTGGGGCCCTGGATTGACCAG GCCGACAGCAGCTGGCGTCGGGAGAGGATCCTGCACGTGCCCCTGTGCCGGGAGGACTGCGAGCAGTGGTGGGAGGACTGCAAGGACTACGTCACGTGCAAGGAGAACTGGCACAAGGGCTGGAACTGGGCTACAG GCACGAACCGCTGTCCTTGGGGCTCCATGTGCAGACCCTTCAGCCAAGTCTTCCCCCGGCCAAAAGACCTGTGTGAGAAAATCTGGTCCAACTCCTACAGATACACCACGGAACAGCGGGGCAGTGGGCGCTGCATCCAGATGTGGTTTGACCCTGCCCAGGGGAACCCCAATGTGGTTGTGGCCAAGTACTATGCATGGAAAAAGAGATCTTCTTGGGTGGAGACTGAGCCTCCTGAGACCAGCGGAGCTGAGTGTGCTCTGCCATGGCCTGTTCTCgttctgctgcctctggctATCGTGGTGCTCCTTGACGGAGCTGGGGGCTGTGGATCCCATGGGTGGGGGTCCCTATGA